A window from Leguminivora glycinivorella isolate SPB_JAAS2020 chromosome 16, LegGlyc_1.1, whole genome shotgun sequence encodes these proteins:
- the LOC125234764 gene encoding uncharacterized protein LOC125234764: protein MKLFILAALIAVSSAARLEHLEQQRGLKELASAHSGHHQFDQQSVDGDESNNFSSQVSDSVDAEDSAAQGLKAGFAGVRVTSQRSNGIDAENSALTQRLRAGAAGARSLASLRANEFETEDSDEGSTLQGLKTGEAGARGFTQQSNVLKAGDSAGFGSTRRGLKAGAGGAPARSNEYLPPGHGPSGSNAHGQDALEASSNQFASQSQFSQNKFRTQGSGIFRPQGSTDGNDFGSQGSTAQGSRFGSRSSNSYGAQRGSRGQNEYLPPRTSHDNIPQQAFDPETGYIY from the exons atgaaattg TTCATCCTTGCCGCACTCATCGCCGTCAGCTCCGCGGCTCGCCTGGAGCATCTGGAACAGCAACGAGGACTTAAAGAACTTGCTTCTGCTCATTCTGGTCATCACCAGTTTGATCAGCAGAGCGTTGATGGCGATGAATCCAACAACTTCTCTTCTCAGGTATCTGACAGTGTTGATGCTGAAGACTCCGCTGCTCAAGGTCTGAAGGCTGGATTTGCTGGTGTTCGTGTCACCTCTCAGCGGTCTAATGGTATTGATGCAGAAAATTCAGCATTAACTCAAAGATTGAGAGCTGGCGCCGCTGGTGCCCGTAGTCTCGCTTCTCTGAGAGCAAATGAATTTGAGACTGAAGATTCTGATGAAGGATCAACCCTCCAAGGATTGAAGACTGGAGAAGCTGGAGCCCGAGGCTTTACCCAACAATCGAATGTTCTTAAAGCTGGAGATTCTGCTGGATTCGGATCTACTCGTCGAGGATTGAAGGCTGGCGCTGGTGGTGCCCCTGCTCGCTCCAACGAGTACCTTCCTCCTGGTCATGGTCCTTCTGGCAGCAATGCTCACGGACAAG ATGCTCTCGAAGCCTCCAGCAACCAGTTCGCTTCCCAGTCTCAATTCAGCCAGAACAAGTTCAGAACCCAAGGTTCCGGCATCTTCAGACCCCAGGGTTCCACTGATGGAAACGACTTCGGATCCCAAGGTTCCACGGCTCAAGGCTCCAGATTCGGATCTCGTAGCAGCAACAGCTATGGCGCCCAGAGAGGATCTCGTGGTCAGAACGAATACCTTCCTCCCAGGACCTCTCATGACAACATCCCACAGCAAGCCTTCGACCCGGAGACCGGTTACATCTACTAA
- the LOC125234979 gene encoding O-acyltransferase like protein-like — MKYLFVVFCVLFSQHASGVIYRLNASEYSRLPQLFHYEPYYSCLLAAGDTYCYVDARLLANESNQLFDVIKGYSAYNKTHFDHTIVHRGVCVTQTCRDYLDNATGVVPAVEACFNDTLYKSYGLQTKILKDFVYCTKFDEPAGYDLVDYTIVVLLLALVLLNVAGSLVDYFGCTGKKSIGGRLLLCFSFKRNWDRLRTAAGEGPEPRLKRLKCFTGLKTITTMLVIMAHSPLNSAISTVDPEFLENLYHNPAATFLFNGTLIVQTFFLVSGFLLAYNLLLMEETRTIGWDMLPKGVLIRWLRLTPVNAVILAFIATWQRHLGSGPLWKALVHKEASQCRRDWFYNLLYVNNYVDNSDCMPHTWYLGADMQLSVLGLVIFCLITSSNFRKMAVAAVFLVGLLTPAIHVVVQNLSPILLVSPEVARNIFVTDITFNSLYKRGHTNLVNYAIGLASAMIVYRLQQNKFDVTKYKKYILLYYGTFPFGVCLISSGSFLYIDGIEIPIAVRAVYASALRLLYGLAFAVLFSGAVFKFENLYRGVLEWRVWGPFGRLSYAAFLVHLSIIRTVTGAYAVVAYNSFNQMVMMFLGVLFLSYIISVPLWMLIEAPFCELVKVVFYPKKKESKPAELTIKCGEKKEITCIKL, encoded by the exons ATGAAGTATCTATTTGTTGTGTTTTGTGTGTTATTTTCGCAACATGCTTCAGGAGTTATTTATCGATTAAATG CTTCGGAGTACAGTCGACTACCTCAGCTATTCCACTACGAACCATACTACAGCTGCCTGTTAGCTGCTGGAGACACGTACTGCTATGTCGACGCTAGACTCTTGGCCAATGAGTCGAATCAGCTGTTTGATGTCATCAAG GGTTACTCAGCGTACAACAAAACGCACTTCGACCACACAATCGTGCACCGAGGCGTGTGCGTGACGCAGACGTGTCGTGACTACCTGGACAACGCCACAGGAGTAGTTCCTGCTGTTGAAGCGTGTTTTAATGATACACTTTATAAAAGCTATGGACTTCAG acaaaaatattGAAAGACTTCGTATACTGTACTAAATTTGACGAGCCAGCTGGCTACGATTTGGTCGACTATACCATCGTGGTACTACTACTCGCGCTGGTACTGCTGAATGTGGCAGGCAGTCTGGTTGATTACTTCGGCTGCACTGGAAAAAAAAGTATAG GAGGCCGACTGCTGCTCTGTTTCTCATTTAAACGCAACTGGGATCGCCTGCGCACGGCGGCGGGGGAAGGCCCGGAGCCAAGACTGAAGCGACTGAAATGCTTCACCGGACTCAA AACTATCACGACAATGCTCGTGATCATGGCTCATTCTCCGCTCAACTCCGCCATTTCCACCGTCGATCCCGAGTTCCTGGAAAAC TTATACCACAACCCGGCAGCAACCTTCCTCTTCAACGGGACGCTGATCGTGCAGACTTTCTTCCTTGTCTCCGGGTTCCTGCTGGCCTACAACCTGTTGCTGATGGAGGAGACACGGACTATCGGCTGGGACATGCTGCCGAAGGGAGTGCTAATCAGGTGGCTTAG ATTAACTCCTGTCAACGCTGTGATCCTAGCGTTCATTGCCACGTGGCAGAGGCACTTGGGAAGTGGACCCTTATGGAAG gCATTGGTGCACAAGGAGGCATCTCAGTGCCGACGCGACTGGTTCTACAACTTGTTGTATGTCAACAACTACGTCGACAACTCAGACTGCATGCCGCACACATG GTACTTAGGCGCGGACATGCAGCTGAGCGTTCTCGGACTGGTAATATTCTGCCTCATCACCAGCTCCAACTTTCGTAAGATGGCTGTCGCCGCCGTGTTCTTGGTCGGCCTACTCACGCCGGCGATCCACGTCGTCGTTCAGAATCTTAGTCCTATCCTGCTTGTGTCGCCTGA AGTGGCCCGTAACATCTTCGTGACCGACATCACCTTCAACAGCCTGTACAAACGCGGACACACAAATTTAGTCAACTACGCCATTGGCCTTGCATCTGCCATGATAGTCTACCGGCTACAGCAAAACAAGTTCGACGTCACTAAGTATAAG AAATACATCCTCTTATACTACGGAACATTCCCATTCGGCGTATGCCTGATCTCCAGTGGCAGTTTCCTGTACATCGACGGCATAGAGATTCCGATAGCGGTCCGGGCGGTGTACGCGAGCGCGTTGAGACTTCTATATGGACTCGCTTTTGCTGTGCTTTTTAGCGGCGCGGTCTTCAAGTTTGAAA ATCTGTACCGCGGTGTGCTGGAATGGCGAGTCTGGGGCCCGTTTGGACGGCTGTCCTACGCTGCATTTCTGGTGCACCTGAGCATCATTAGAACCGTGACGGGAGCATATGCCGTGGTAGCGTACAACTCCTTCAATCAGATG GTGATGATGTTTCTAGGCGTATTGTTCCTGTCATACATAATCTCAGTTCCGCTGTGGATGCTGATCGAAGCCCCCTTCTGCGAGCTGGTGAAGGTCGTCTTCTACCCGAAGAAGAAGGAAAGTAAACCTGCCGAGTTGACGATAAAGTGCGGGGAGAAAAAGGAAATCACTTGTATTAAGTTATAA